A stretch of Miscanthus floridulus cultivar M001 chromosome 13, ASM1932011v1, whole genome shotgun sequence DNA encodes these proteins:
- the LOC136501390 gene encoding protein CHROMATIN REMODELING 35-like isoform X2 — protein sequence MSQSPGGREGIYYSRQRKPSERSSSVFTPIAAMYSGGHALPDANRSPNLVFGSTKKDWDNIRHRKLQLVNFLAGLESASGNSALAGKIVEPTEQKEKGDIIVLDSDDEDGNSSEYNKLASGVNKELRTSEVASNITERMASNKSQAFETIDAYGDKNTQIVPYGQGSALVNQFPLQTSWQPSIQFERVVLQKRPEEQRMQDLVAASIAEKRAETQMFLSLPTEKKRKRSDLSLLMLDSFVPKQRRKGDTGLAAADLSLDLQQTATSPEPDMAIEEEEKHKNESDGLEDYWKDFALAVESTKLDEVDEAANEKEDDGKMEDTDCNHDIRIHEDLGHVCRVCGMIVRRADSIIDYQWKKASRRKTNCYGGHSKDADEIDCGTVKLSEDFIIADVAIHPRHAQTMKPHQLEGFNFLVKNLIGDKPGGCILAHAPGSGKTFMLISFIQSFMARYPSARPLVVLPKGILGIWKKEIQRWQVQDIPLYDFYSVKAEKRVEQLQILKSWEDKMSILFLGYKQFATIVTDDGGSNVTAACRDRLLKVPNLLILDEGHTPRNRETDVLESLNRVETPRKVVLSGTLFQNHVEEVFNILNLVRPKFLRMESSRPIARRIMSQVEISGRGSKGFADAAFTEAVEGTLLNDENFKRKAHVIRGLRELTKDVLHYYKGDILDELPGLVDFSVFLKLTPKQKDIIRNKLESHDRFKRSAVGTALYIHPCLSQLSEVNAENRANTLRDDLVDSLLDSINVKDGVKANFFMNILSLANSAGEKVLAFSQYILPMKFFERLLVKMKGWHVGKEIFMISGDTSQEDREVAVDHFNNSADAKVLFGSIKACGEGISLVGASRVVILDVHLNPSVTRQAIGRAFRPGQQKKVFVYRLVAADSDEEKVHETAFKKEVIPKLWFEWSEHCTTEDFKLGQVDIDDSGDKLLDTKASRQDIKALYRR from the exons ATGTCTCAGTCACCGGGAGGACGCGAAG GCATATATTACAGCAGGCAGAGGAAACCTTCTGAGCGCAGTAGCAGTGTATTTACACCCATAGCTGCAATGTATTCCGGTGGTCATGCACTTCCTGATGCAAATAGGAGCCCCAATTTGGTATTTGGTAGTACGAAGAAGGATTGGGACAACATTCGTCACCGCAAGCTTCAATTGGTCAACTTCCTTGCTGGTCTGGAAAGCGCCTCTGGAAATTCTGCACTAGCTGGCAAAATCGTGGAGCCAACTGAACAAAAAGAAAAGGGTGACATAATAGTTCTtgattcagatgatgaggatggaAACAGTTCAGAATACAATAAGTTGGCATCTGGGGTGAACAAAGAACTCAGAACATCTGAAGTGGCTAGTAATATCACAGAAAGGATGGCGTCTAATAAGAGCCAAGCATTTGAAACTATTGATGCTTATGGAGACAAGAACACGCAGATTGTTCCATATGGTCAAGGTTCTGCTTTAGTGAATCAGTTTCCTTTGCAAACCAGTTGGCAACCATCTATTCAGTTTGAGAGAGTTGTGTTGCAGAAAAGGCCTGAGGAGCAGCGAATGCAAGATCTTGTG GCTGCTAGCATTGCAGAGAAGAGAGCAGAAACACAAATGTTCCTTTCACTTCCTACGGAGAAAAAGCGAAAGAGATCAGACCTCAGTTTGCTGATGCTCGACTCATTTGTCCCTAAACAAAGAAGAAAAGGTGACACAGGTCTAGCAGCAGCTGATTTGTCATTGGATTTACAACAAACTGCTACATCACCAGAACCTGACATGGCTATAGAGGAAGAAGAGAaacataaaaatgaaagtgatggTCTTGAGGATTATTGGAAAGATTTTGCATTGGCTGTTGAAAGCACAAAG CTTGACGAAGTTGATGAGGCGGCAAATGAAAAGGAAGATGATGGAAAGATGGAGGACACCGACTGCAATCATGACATTCGGATTCATGAAGATTTGGGCCATGTGTGCCGTGTGTGTGGTATGATTGTGAGAAGAGCTGATTCAATAATTGATTATCAGTGGAAAAAG GCTTCAAGGAGAAAAACGAATTGCTATGGAGGACATTCAAAGGATGCTGATGAGATAGACTGTGGTACTGTTAAACTGTCTGAAGATTTTATAATCGCAGATGTTGCTATTCATCCTCGACATGCTCAGACAATGAAACCGCATCAGTTGGAAGGTTTCAACTTTTTGGTTAAGAATTTGATTGGAGACAAGCCTGGAGGTTGCATTCTTGCTCATGCCCCAGGTTCAGGGAAAACATTTATGCTTATAAGCTTCATTCAGAGCTTCATGGCAAGGTATCCATCTGCAAGGCCCCTTGTTGTGCTGCCCAAAGGGATACTAGGTATATGGAAGAAAGAAATTCAAAGATGGCAAGTGCAGGATATACCATTGTATGATTTCTACTCTGTTAAGGCTGAAAAAAGAGTAGAACAGTTGCAAATCCTCAAATCTTGGGAAGACAAGATGAGTATACTGTTTCTTGGATACAAGCAGTTCGCCACAATCGTCACTGATGATGGGGGCAGCAACGTCACAGCTGCATGTCGGGACAGGCTGCTTAAGGTTCCCAACCTTCTGATACTTGACGAGGGTCATACACCTAGAAATCGGGAGACTGATGTACTAGAATCGCTAAATAGAGTGGAAACACCACGCAAAGTGGTTCTTTCAGGTACACTTTTCCAGAATCACGTTGAGGAGGTCTTCAATATCTTGAATCTTGTTCGCCCAAAGTTTCTCAGGATGGAATCATCCCGCCCTATTGCCAGGCGTATAATGAGTCAAGTTGAGATATCTGGTAGAGGTTCAAAAGGGTTTGCTGATGCCGCATTCACTGAGGCAGTTGAAGGAACCTTGTTGAATGATGAAAACTTCAAGAGAAAAGCACATGTTATTAGAGGTCTTAGAGAACTAACAAAGGATGTGCTTCACTATTATAAGGGCGATATCTTAGATGAACTGCCTGGCTTAGTAGACTTCAGCGTGTTTTTGAAGCTCACACCCAAGCAGAAAGACATTATTCGCAACAAGTTAGAATCACATGACAGGTTCAAAAGAAGTGCAGTAGGGACTGCACTGTACATTCATCCTTGTCTTTCACAACTTTCAGAGGTTAATGCTGAGAACAGGGCTAACACCTTGAGAGATGATTTAGTTGATAGTCTGCTGGATTCTATCAATGTGAAAGATGGTGTGAAGGCCAATTTTTTCATGAATATCCTGTCACTTGCTAATTCTGCAGGAGAGAAAGTACTTGCTTTCAGTCAGTATATCCTTCCCATGAAATTTTTTGAAAGGCTGCTGGTTAAGATGAAGGGCTGGCATGTGGGGAAAGAGATTTTTATGATCTCTGGTGATACTAGTCAAGAAGACAGAGAAGTGGCAGTGGACCATTTTAACAACTCTGCCGATGCAAAAGTTTTGTTTGGTTCTATCAAGGCATGTGGAGAGGGCATCTCCCTCGTCGGTGCATCGAGAGTTGTCATTCTAGATGTACACCTGAACCCATCTGTCACCCGTCAAGCGATTGGGCGTGCATTCAGGCCTGGACAGCAGAAGAAGGTGTTTGTATACAGGCTTGTAGCTGCCGATTCAGACGAGGAAAAGGTCCATGAAACAGCATTCAAGAAAGAAGTCATACCGAAGCTGTGGTTTGAATGGAGTGAGCACTGTACTACGGAAGACTTCAAGCTTGGTCAAGTTGATATTGATGACTCTGGGGACAAACTATTGGATACTAAAGCAAGCCGCCAGGATATCAAAGCTCTGTATAGAAG GTAA
- the LOC136501390 gene encoding protein CHROMATIN REMODELING 35-like isoform X1: protein MSQSPGGREGIYYSRQRKPSERSSSVFTPIAAMYSGGHALPDANRSPNLVFGSTKKDWDNIRHRKLQLVNFLAGLESASGNSALAGKIVEPTEQKEKGDIIVLDSDDEDGNSSEYNKLASGVNKELRTSEVASNITERMASNKSQAFETIDAYGDKNTQIVPYGQGSALVNQFPLQTSWQPSIQFERVVLQKRPEEQRMQDLVAASIAEKRAETQMFLSLPTEKKRKRSDLSLLMLDSFVPKQRRKGDTGLAAADLSLDLQQTATSPEPDMAIEEEEKHKNESDGLEDYWKDFALAVESTKLDEVDEAANEKEDDGKMEDTDCNHDIRIHEDLGHVCRVCGMIVRRADSIIDYQWKKASRRKTNCYGGHSKDADEIDCGTVKLSEDFIIADVAIHPRHAQTMKPHQLEGFNFLVKNLIGDKPGGCILAHAPGSGKTFMLISFIQSFMARYPSARPLVVLPKGILGIWKKEIQRWQVQDIPLYDFYSVKAEKRVEQLQILKSWEDKMSILFLGYKQFATIVTDDGGSNVTAACRDRLLKVPNLLILDEGHTPRNRETDVLESLNRVETPRKVVLSGTLFQNHVEEVFNILNLVRPKFLRMESSRPIARRIMSQVEISGRGSKGFADAAFTEAVEGTLLNDENFKRKAHVIRGLRELTKDVLHYYKGDILDELPGLVDFSVFLKLTPKQKDIIRNKLESHDRFKRSAVGTALYIHPCLSQLSEVNAENRANTLRDDLVDSLLDSINVKDGVKANFFMNILSLANSAGEKVLAFSQYILPMKFFERLLVKMKGWHVGKEIFMISGDTSQEDREVAVDHFNNSADAKVLFGSIKACGEGISLVGASRVVILDVHLNPSVTRQAIGRAFRPGQQKKVFVYRLVAADSDEEKVHETAFKKEVIPKLWFEWSEHCTTEDFKLGQVDIDDSGDKLLDTKASRQDIKALYRR, encoded by the exons ATGTCTCAGTCACCGGGAGGACGCGAAG GCATATATTACAGCAGGCAGAGGAAACCTTCTGAGCGCAGTAGCAGTGTATTTACACCCATAGCTGCAATGTATTCCGGTGGTCATGCACTTCCTGATGCAAATAGGAGCCCCAATTTGGTATTTGGTAGTACGAAGAAGGATTGGGACAACATTCGTCACCGCAAGCTTCAATTGGTCAACTTCCTTGCTGGTCTGGAAAGCGCCTCTGGAAATTCTGCACTAGCTGGCAAAATCGTGGAGCCAACTGAACAAAAAGAAAAGGGTGACATAATAGTTCTtgattcagatgatgaggatggaAACAGTTCAGAATACAATAAGTTGGCATCTGGGGTGAACAAAGAACTCAGAACATCTGAAGTGGCTAGTAATATCACAGAAAGGATGGCGTCTAATAAGAGCCAAGCATTTGAAACTATTGATGCTTATGGAGACAAGAACACGCAGATTGTTCCATATGGTCAAGGTTCTGCTTTAGTGAATCAGTTTCCTTTGCAAACCAGTTGGCAACCATCTATTCAGTTTGAGAGAGTTGTGTTGCAGAAAAGGCCTGAGGAGCAGCGAATGCAAGATCTTGTG GCTGCTAGCATTGCAGAGAAGAGAGCAGAAACACAAATGTTCCTTTCACTTCCTACGGAGAAAAAGCGAAAGAGATCAGACCTCAGTTTGCTGATGCTCGACTCATTTGTCCCTAAACAAAGAAGAAAAGGTGACACAGGTCTAGCAGCAGCTGATTTGTCATTGGATTTACAACAAACTGCTACATCACCAGAACCTGACATGGCTATAGAGGAAGAAGAGAaacataaaaatgaaagtgatggTCTTGAGGATTATTGGAAAGATTTTGCATTGGCTGTTGAAAGCACAAAG CTTGACGAAGTTGATGAGGCGGCAAATGAAAAGGAAGATGATGGAAAGATGGAGGACACCGACTGCAATCATGACATTCGGATTCATGAAGATTTGGGCCATGTGTGCCGTGTGTGTGGTATGATTGTGAGAAGAGCTGATTCAATAATTGATTATCAGTGGAAAAAG GCTTCAAGGAGAAAAACGAATTGCTATGGAGGACATTCAAAGGATGCTGATGAGATAGACTGTGGTACTGTTAAACTGTCTGAAGATTTTATAATCGCAGATGTTGCTATTCATCCTCGACATGCTCAGACAATGAAACCGCATCAGTTGGAAGGTTTCAACTTTTTGGTTAAGAATTTGATTGGAGACAAGCCTGGAGGTTGCATTCTTGCTCATGCCCCAGGTTCAGGGAAAACATTTATGCTTATAAGCTTCATTCAGAGCTTCATGGCAAGGTATCCATCTGCAAGGCCCCTTGTTGTGCTGCCCAAAGGGATACTAGGTATATGGAAGAAAGAAATTCAAAGATGGCAAGTGCAGGATATACCATTGTATGATTTCTACTCTGTTAAGGCTGAAAAAAGAGTAGAACAGTTGCAAATCCTCAAATCTTGGGAAGACAAGATGAGTATACTGTTTCTTGGATACAAGCAGTTCGCCACAATCGTCACTGATGATGGGGGCAGCAACGTCACAGCTGCATGTCGGGACAGGCTGCTTAAGGTTCCCAACCTTCTGATACTTGACGAGGGTCATACACCTAGAAATCGGGAGACTGATGTACTAGAATCGCTAAATAGAGTGGAAACACCACGCAAAGTGGTTCTTTCAGGTACACTTTTCCAGAATCACGTTGAGGAGGTCTTCAATATCTTGAATCTTGTTCGCCCAAAGTTTCTCAGGATGGAATCATCCCGCCCTATTGCCAGGCGTATAATGAGTCAAGTTGAGATATCTGGTAGAGGTTCAAAAGGGTTTGCTGATGCCGCATTCACTGAGGCAGTTGAAGGAACCTTGTTGAATGATGAAAACTTCAAGAGAAAAGCACATGTTATTAGAGGTCTTAGAGAACTAACAAAGGATGTGCTTCACTATTATAAGGGCGATATCTTAGATGAACTGCCTGGCTTAGTAGACTTCAGCGTGTTTTTGAAGCTCACACCCAAGCAGAAAGACATTATTCGCAACAAGTTAGAATCACATGACAGGTTCAAAAGAAGTGCAGTAGGGACTGCACTGTACATTCATCCTTGTCTTTCACAACTTTCAGAGGTTAATGCTGAGAACAGGGCTAACACCTTGAGAGATGATTTAGTTGATAGTCTGCTGGATTCTATCAATGTGAAAGATGGTGTGAAGGCCAATTTTTTCATGAATATCCTGTCACTTGCTAATTCTGCAGGAGAGAAAGTACTTGCTTTCAGTCAGTATATCCTTCCCATGAAATTTTTTGAAAGGCTGCTGGTTAAGATGAAGGGCTGGCATGTGGGGAAAGAGATTTTTATGATCTCTGGTGATACTAGTCAAGAAGACAGAGAAGTGGCAGTGGACCATTTTAACAACTCTGCCGATGCAAAAGTTTTGTTTGGTTCTATCAAGGCATGTGGAGAGGGCATCTCCCTCGTCGGTGCATCGAGAGTTGTCATTCTAGATGTACACCTGAACCCATCTGTCACCCGTCAAGCGATTGGGCGTGCATTCAGGCCTGGACAGCAGAAGAAGGTGTTTGTATACAGGCTTGTAGCTGCCGATTCAGACGAGGAAAAGGTCCATGAAACAGCATTCAAGAAAGAAGTCATACCGAAGCTGTGGTTTGAATGGAGTGAGCACTGTACTACGGAAGACTTCAAGCTTGGTCAAGTTGATATTGATGACTCTGGGGACAAACTATTGGATACTAAAGCAAGCCGCCAGGATATCAAAGCTCTGTATAGAAG GTAG